From the Thermodesulfovibrio thiophilus DSM 17215 genome, the window TGATATGAGAAATGTGATACTTATCATGACATCTAATATCGGTGCAAGAGAAATGGAAAAACCTACAGTTGGATTTGGTGATCGCAGTAAAGATCAGATTGGAAAAGCAGAAGAATCAGTACAGAGACTTTTTAGCCCTGAATTTCGTAATAGACTGGATGCTGTTGTAAGATTTAATCCATTACCCGAGGAAATTGTGCTTAAAATAGTTGATAAATTTATAAAAGAACTCAATGAACAGCTTATGGCAAAAAATATAACAGTTGAAATCACAGAAAAAATGAGGAGATGGCTGGCCAAAAAAGGATTTGATCCAAAATTTGGAGCAAGACCTCTTCAAAGAATTATTCAAAAAGAAATTAAATCTCCTCTTGTTGAAGAAATTCTCTTTGGTAAACTCTCAAACGGTGGTAGAGTTATAGCAGATGTTTTTGATGATTCTGTCAACTTTGAAATAGATGACAGTATTTTTGCTTCGTGAAACTATAGAATTCCCTCCTGCTGATCTTGCTGAGTCTGATGGCTTGCTCGCCATTGGAGGAGATCTCAGTGTTGAAAGATTAATTCTTGCTTATAGATCAGGAATATTTCCATGGTATAATCATGAACCAATACTGTGGTGGTCACCCTCTCTGAGACCTGTAATATTTCCGAGACTTTTCAGTATGTCAAGGAGTCTTTATCAGACTTTGAAAAAAGAGATTTACAGAGTGAGCTTTGATAGAGACTTTTATAGTGTAATTAAAGGTTGTGCTGCTGCTCCAAGAAAAGATTCTTCAGGAACATGGATTACAACAGAGATGATGGAGGCTTATAGTGTACTTCATAATCTTGGATTTGCTCATTCAGTTGAAATATGGTTTAATGATAAAATTATTGGTGGACTTTATGGAGTGGCTATTGGTAATGCATTTTTTGGAGAGTCAATGTTCACATTAATGAAGGATGCTTCGAAAGTTGCACTTGCCTGCCTTGTTAAGTTTCTTATTGAACAGGATTTTTATTTCATAGACTGTCAGATTACAAATCCTCATCTTTTAAAAATGGGTGCAGTTGAACTTCCTCGCTCAGTTTTTTTAAAAATATTAGATGAGGCATTAAAAAGGAGCTTAATACTTGGAAAATGGTCAGGCTTTGAATGCTCTACGAAAGAGGTAGCCTCTTTTCTTAAAAAGAAACTAATACCGAGGAGATTAAAGAATGAAGATAATACTTTTTGATATAGATGGTACTTTGATAAGTGCTGGTGGTGCAGGTACAAGAGCCTTAAACAAAGCCTTTGAACAGATTCTTGGAATTAAGGATGCATTTAAGAATTTTGAGATGGCAGGTAAAACAGATGTTCAGATAATTAAGGAAGGGCTTATAGCTTCAGGAGTCAAACTTTCTAATGTTTTAGTTAGTGAGTTAATTGAAAGCTATCTTGAAAATTTAAGCATAGAGATAAATAATAACTCAAAACATCTGAAGCCAGGTGTGAAAGAGTTTATAGAGCTTATTTATCACGAATTGAAATATCCCATGGGACTTCTTACTGGTAACCTTGAAAAAGGAGCCAGAATTAAACTTGAACCATTTGGATTGAATACATTTTTCCCATTTGGAGCATTTGGAAGTGATCATGAGGATAGAAATTATCTTTTACCTGTAGCAATTGAGAGATTTTCAAGAACATTCAACTATAATATTGATTTCCAACAGTGCATTGTTGTCGGCGATACTCCGAGAGATGTAGCCTGTGCAAAACCTTATGGTGCTACAGTAATAGCAGTGGCTACGGGTCCTTACAGTGTGGAAAAACTAAAAACAACAGGTGCAGATGTCGTAGTTGAAAACCTGTCGGAAATCAGCAAAATTCTAACACTACTTTCCTGAGATGGGGAAATTTCCAGTAACTGAGAAGAAAGAAAAGGAGCTTTTAGCTGAAATGGAAAAATTCGGTATCAAAGAATCTGAACTGGAAGAAAAATTTATCAGATGCTCAGGACATGGAGGCCAGAGGTTGAATAAAACATCAACAGGTGTTTACCTCAAGCATTTGCCAACTGGAGTGGAAGTGAAATGCACAAAGGAGAGATTTCAGGGATTAAATCGTTTTTTTGCTAGAAGAATGCTTGTAGAGAAAATAAAAGAATCTATGGGAATTCCTACGAGAAAACAGAAAGAAATTGAAAAGATAAGGAAAAAGAAAAGAAAAAAATCAGTAAATTCCAATTCTTCATAATAATAACTTAAATTAATATTTGCATTTTTATTACTAGATTGGTTAGATTATTTCTTGTAAATATTCAATAATTGCAGATTAAAAAAGAAGTATAGTAAATATTCTGCAACGGCAAGTTAGAATAATATCTAATTGCTTGACATAGTTTTAATTTTTTGATAAACTAAAAAGTCTTGTCTAGAAATGTTAAACTTTTGTTACGTTAAAGTAACTATAATTTTTATGAGGTGAAAAGGTGCCGACGATTTCACAATTAGTAAAAAAAGGCAGGGAGAAAGTTGAAAAGAAAACTAAATCACCTGCTTTACAATCATGTCCTCAGAGAAGGGGTGTATGTGTGAGAGTATATACAACGACTCCTAAAAAACCTAACTCTGCTTTGAGGAAAGTAGCAAAAGTAAGGTTGACAAATGGAGTTGAGGTGATAGCTTATATACCAGGAGAAGGCCATAATTTGCAAGAACATTCAATAGTTCTTGTAAGAGGAGGCAGGGTGAAGGATTTGCCAGGTGTTAGATATCATATTGTCAGGGGAACACTGGACTGTGCAGGTGTTAATAACAGGAGAAAGAGTCGTTCAAAATACGGCACTAAAAGACCAAAATAAGTAGGAGTATAAGATGCCACGAAGAGGTTATGTTCCAAAAAGAGAAGTTTTACCTGATCCAAAATATCAGAGTAAGCTTGTATCAAAATTAATAAATGTTATTATGGAAGACGGTGAAAAGGCTATTAGTGAAAAAATATGTTATGGTGCTTTTGAAATAATTAAAGAAAAAACAGGGAATGATCCTCTGAAAGTTTTTAAGCAAGCAATTGAAAATATCAAACCAATTCTCGAAGTAAGGCCTAGAAGGGTTGGAGGAGCAACATATCAGGTCCCCATGGAGGTGAGGCCTAATAGAAGATTGAGTCTTGCTTTAAGATGGCTTACCACATATGCAAGGCAGCGTAAAGAAAAAACTATGAAAGAAAGACTTGCAGGTGAAATTTTAGATGCCTACAATAATGTAGGTTCTTCAATAAAAAAGAGAGAAGAAACCCACAAAATG encodes:
- the aat gene encoding leucyl/phenylalanyl-tRNA--protein transferase; amino-acid sequence: MTVFLLRETIEFPPADLAESDGLLAIGGDLSVERLILAYRSGIFPWYNHEPILWWSPSLRPVIFPRLFSMSRSLYQTLKKEIYRVSFDRDFYSVIKGCAAAPRKDSSGTWITTEMMEAYSVLHNLGFAHSVEIWFNDKIIGGLYGVAIGNAFFGESMFTLMKDASKVALACLVKFLIEQDFYFIDCQITNPHLLKMGAVELPRSVFLKILDEALKRSLILGKWSGFECSTKEVASFLKKKLIPRRLKNEDNTF
- a CDS encoding HAD family hydrolase — translated: MKIILFDIDGTLISAGGAGTRALNKAFEQILGIKDAFKNFEMAGKTDVQIIKEGLIASGVKLSNVLVSELIESYLENLSIEINNNSKHLKPGVKEFIELIYHELKYPMGLLTGNLEKGARIKLEPFGLNTFFPFGAFGSDHEDRNYLLPVAIERFSRTFNYNIDFQQCIVVGDTPRDVACAKPYGATVIAVATGPYSVEKLKTTGADVVVENLSEISKILTLLS
- a CDS encoding peptide chain release factor family protein; this translates as MEKFGIKESELEEKFIRCSGHGGQRLNKTSTGVYLKHLPTGVEVKCTKERFQGLNRFFARRMLVEKIKESMGIPTRKQKEIEKIRKKKRKKSVNSNSS
- the rpsL gene encoding 30S ribosomal protein S12 — translated: MPTISQLVKKGREKVEKKTKSPALQSCPQRRGVCVRVYTTTPKKPNSALRKVAKVRLTNGVEVIAYIPGEGHNLQEHSIVLVRGGRVKDLPGVRYHIVRGTLDCAGVNNRRKSRSKYGTKRPK
- the rpsG gene encoding 30S ribosomal protein S7, whose product is MPRRGYVPKREVLPDPKYQSKLVSKLINVIMEDGEKAISEKICYGAFEIIKEKTGNDPLKVFKQAIENIKPILEVRPRRVGGATYQVPMEVRPNRRLSLALRWLTTYARQRKEKTMKERLAGEILDAYNNVGSSIKKREETHKMAEANRAFAHYRW